The Virgibacillus dokdonensis genome includes a window with the following:
- a CDS encoding MurR/RpiR family transcriptional regulator, translating to MNKLINEKYEQLSEAQRKVARYIVENMEEVVVLSAQRIASLSDVSEATVHRFAKTLGYFSFVELKQDIHATLRKNQRALNNFITTTAEKPDSWLEKHFLQEADNIVRTSKAIKERDIQDVANTLLHANHIWIAGWRLGLSITTYMRFVFSYMLGNTTLIPQGELAEYSAHFKKTDVLIGSVFPRYDHKTVQIIKKAKEKHVQTIILTDSPLCPACKHADITLLAKTKSKGFLDSYTAALSICQAIVNELSHIGGERVKENIKQIEKSYPDFLEKSES from the coding sequence TTGAATAAGTTAATAAACGAAAAATATGAACAATTAAGTGAAGCACAACGAAAGGTCGCTCGTTACATAGTAGAAAATATGGAAGAAGTTGTTGTCTTATCAGCACAAAGAATTGCTTCTTTGTCAGACGTAAGTGAAGCTACAGTTCATCGATTTGCTAAGACACTAGGATATTTTAGTTTTGTTGAACTAAAACAGGACATACATGCAACATTGCGTAAGAACCAACGAGCGCTGAATAATTTCATTACTACAACTGCTGAAAAACCAGATTCTTGGTTAGAAAAACATTTCTTGCAAGAAGCAGACAATATTGTTCGTACAAGTAAAGCAATAAAGGAGCGCGACATTCAAGACGTAGCTAACACACTGCTGCATGCTAATCATATATGGATAGCTGGTTGGCGATTGGGATTATCGATAACTACTTATATGCGATTTGTTTTTTCTTATATGCTTGGAAATACGACGTTAATTCCCCAAGGAGAACTCGCTGAATATAGTGCACATTTTAAAAAAACAGACGTCCTTATCGGAAGTGTATTTCCGCGTTATGATCATAAAACAGTACAAATTATAAAAAAGGCAAAAGAGAAACATGTTCAAACAATTATTTTGACGGACTCGCCTTTATGCCCTGCTTGTAAACATGCGGATATAACTTTGCTTGCGAAAACAAAGTCAAAAGGCTTTTTAGATTCGTATACAGCCGCATTATCTATATGTCAGGCAATTGTAAATGAACTTTCCCATATTGGAGGGGAGCGTGTGAAAGAAAATATAAAGCAAATTGAAAAGAGTTATCCAGACTTTCTAGAAAAAAGCGAATCTTGA
- a CDS encoding MBL fold metallo-hydrolase, whose product MKLHTVGYWGAYPNVNEATSCYYVEDEQTKILLDCGSGALSKLQNVMELQDLDAVFISHTHTDHMADIYSLEYAMLILQQLGKRKEPLDVYVYAENRSDLSFEFPHVLRVHPIHLTESVVIGSLQLTFSENVHEVPCCAMKVMNQQGHAFIYSADTGYTEKLIQFAQNVDTLLIECSFYAEQQGLVKGHLASYEVADIAKKANVATIILTHFPHYGNIQQLKEEVTSKTDQVVHLAKEGFTITI is encoded by the coding sequence ATGAAATTACATACAGTCGGATATTGGGGCGCCTATCCAAACGTGAACGAAGCGACTTCATGTTATTACGTTGAGGATGAACAAACAAAAATTTTACTAGATTGTGGTAGTGGCGCTCTTTCTAAGTTGCAAAATGTAATGGAGTTACAGGATTTAGATGCCGTTTTTATAAGTCATACTCATACCGATCATATGGCGGATATTTACAGTTTGGAATATGCCATGCTTATTTTACAACAACTAGGAAAAAGAAAAGAGCCGTTAGATGTTTATGTATACGCAGAAAATAGGAGTGATCTATCGTTTGAATTTCCTCATGTATTACGTGTTCATCCAATTCACCTAACTGAATCGGTGGTTATAGGTTCACTACAGCTTACTTTTTCAGAAAATGTTCATGAGGTTCCGTGCTGTGCTATGAAGGTAATGAATCAGCAAGGACATGCCTTCATATATTCTGCAGACACAGGTTATACAGAAAAACTCATTCAGTTTGCTCAAAATGTGGATACATTATTGATTGAATGTAGTTTTTATGCTGAACAACAAGGATTAGTAAAAGGGCATTTAGCGAGCTATGAAGTAGCTGACATTGCTAAAAAAGCAAACGTAGCTACCATTATTCTTACGCATTTCCCGCACTATGGTAATATTCAACAACTAAAAGAGGAAGTGACGTCAAAAACAGATCAAGTTGTTCATCTTGCAAAGGAAGGTTTTACCATCACTATATAA
- a CDS encoding ABC transporter substrate-binding protein codes for MKKSNFKAFLLLCAVLLALIACSNANSTPTNEQEVNAKENKAGGTVRIAMSTEVDHLDPYQSAATDTMSMMDNVYDGLLDTDESGELVPAIAESYDISENGRVYTFKLKENVMFHDGSELTAEDVKYSYEKLAGLSGDEPISSQFEVIEKVETPSDFEVVITLKETNSAFLAANIRPILPADYDNHSEKPIGAGPFKFAEYKVGQELRLVKYEDYYDEEKVPKLDEVQFKIMPDPESAILALRSGEIDVIPGISAQGKEQLGDTIETIAAPQNMVQLMALNNQVEPLNDLRVRKAINLVIDKDMIIDMVAEGDGVKLGSNFSPSMELYYQEGLEDTYQPHLDEAKKLLKEAGYKDGFNLELTVPSDYQFHVDTAQVITEQLGQVGIQVDIKRIEFSTWLEKVYNQAQYESTIIGFTGKLDPYEILRRYVSDYNNNFVQFENKEYDALIKEALAATDEKALANIYKQAQTLLTEKAASVFIMDPYRTVAMKKGLQGWKMYPIQKFNLEDLYYTE; via the coding sequence ATGAAAAAAAGTAATTTCAAAGCTTTTTTGTTATTATGTGCTGTTTTACTTGCTCTTATAGCTTGTTCCAATGCAAATTCTACTCCAACGAATGAGCAAGAAGTAAACGCCAAGGAAAATAAAGCAGGCGGTACGGTTCGTATAGCAATGAGTACGGAAGTGGATCATTTAGATCCGTATCAATCTGCTGCAACAGATACGATGTCGATGATGGACAATGTATATGATGGTTTATTAGACACAGATGAGTCTGGTGAACTGGTGCCTGCTATCGCAGAATCCTACGATATTTCCGAAAATGGGCGCGTATATACATTTAAATTAAAGGAAAATGTTATGTTTCACGATGGGTCTGAATTAACTGCAGAAGATGTGAAATATTCTTATGAAAAGTTAGCAGGGTTAAGCGGTGACGAGCCAATTTCATCCCAATTTGAAGTAATTGAAAAGGTGGAGACTCCCTCTGATTTTGAAGTCGTCATTACATTAAAAGAAACAAATTCGGCTTTTCTAGCAGCAAATATTCGACCGATTTTACCTGCTGATTATGATAATCATAGCGAAAAACCTATTGGAGCTGGTCCGTTTAAATTTGCAGAATATAAAGTAGGACAAGAGCTGCGCTTAGTGAAATACGAAGACTACTATGATGAAGAAAAAGTACCGAAACTGGATGAAGTGCAGTTTAAAATCATGCCTGATCCAGAATCAGCAATACTAGCGTTGCGATCTGGAGAAATTGATGTCATTCCAGGTATATCTGCTCAAGGCAAAGAGCAATTAGGCGATACCATTGAAACGATAGCTGCCCCACAAAACATGGTACAGTTAATGGCTTTAAACAACCAAGTAGAACCGTTAAATGATCTTCGTGTACGTAAAGCAATTAACTTAGTTATTGATAAAGATATGATTATCGATATGGTAGCTGAAGGAGATGGTGTTAAACTAGGATCAAATTTTAGTCCATCCATGGAATTATATTACCAGGAAGGATTAGAAGATACGTATCAACCTCATCTTGATGAAGCGAAAAAGCTATTGAAGGAAGCAGGATACAAAGATGGGTTTAATTTAGAATTGACGGTGCCATCTGATTATCAATTTCATGTAGATACAGCGCAAGTTATTACAGAACAATTAGGGCAAGTCGGTATTCAAGTAGATATCAAACGCATTGAATTTAGTACTTGGTTGGAAAAAGTCTATAATCAAGCGCAATATGAAAGTACTATTATCGGGTTTACTGGAAAACTAGATCCTTATGAAATTTTACGAAGGTATGTAAGTGACTACAATAATAACTTTGTTCAATTTGAAAATAAGGAATACGATGCACTTATCAAGGAGGCACTTGCGGCTACGGATGAAAAAGCGTTAGCTAATATATATAAACAAGCTCAAACACTCCTGACAGAAAAAGCAGCTTCCGTATTTATTATGGATCCTTATCGTACAGTTGCGATGAAGAAAGGGTTACAAGGATGGAAAATGTATCCGATTCAAAAATTTAATTTAGAAGATTTATATTATACGGAATAA
- a CDS encoding ABC transporter permease, with amino-acid sequence MRFYLYKLSMFGLTLFIVSLIIFFVFQLLPGNPAQIILGLDADEQQIHYLEQELGLNKSAIERYIDWMAGIFQGDLGESLRYQVPVSDVLAERIPVTTSIAIFSMVLTVIVGIPLGILIARMNGKRIAVFLSMFTQLGISIPSFWFGFMLILLFSVTLNWVTSFEYVAWSEDFFGALQAHLLPSLAIAISNIAVVIRYLRNTILDQSKMDYVRTATCKGLSERAVLYRHVLRNAFIPIITIIGLITADTLGGSIIIENVFALPGLGSLLIQSITSRDFPLVQSMVLYIAIIVLVINFVVDLLYKFIDPRIRQKR; translated from the coding sequence GTGAGGTTTTACTTATATAAATTGTCTATGTTCGGTTTAACATTATTTATCGTTTCCCTCATAATTTTCTTTGTTTTTCAGTTATTGCCAGGTAATCCAGCCCAAATTATCCTTGGGTTGGATGCTGATGAACAACAAATTCATTATTTAGAGCAGGAATTAGGACTGAATAAATCAGCAATCGAAAGATACATCGATTGGATGGCCGGTATATTTCAAGGGGACTTAGGGGAATCTTTGCGTTACCAAGTACCTGTCAGTGACGTGCTTGCCGAACGTATTCCCGTGACGACATCCATAGCGATATTTTCCATGGTGTTAACAGTTATTGTTGGAATACCCTTAGGAATTTTAATTGCTAGAATGAATGGGAAGAGAATTGCTGTTTTTTTATCGATGTTTACACAATTAGGCATTTCCATTCCTTCTTTCTGGTTTGGGTTTATGCTCATTTTATTGTTTTCCGTGACGTTAAATTGGGTAACCTCATTTGAGTACGTAGCGTGGTCAGAAGATTTCTTTGGAGCGCTTCAGGCGCATTTGTTGCCATCGCTAGCTATTGCTATTTCGAATATCGCTGTGGTCATTCGTTATTTAAGAAATACCATATTAGATCAAAGCAAAATGGATTATGTGCGAACTGCAACATGTAAAGGATTATCAGAGCGAGCTGTACTATATAGGCATGTATTAAGAAACGCATTTATTCCTATCATTACGATTATTGGTTTAATTACTGCAGATACATTAGGTGGCAGCATTATCATTGAAAATGTCTTTGCCCTTCCTGGACTAGGGAGTTTACTTATACAATCTATTACGTCAAGAGACTTTCCTTTGGTGCAATCCATGGTACTGTACATAGCTATTATTGTATTAGTCATTAATTTTGTCGTCGATCTTTTATATAAATTTATCGATCCAAGAATAAGGCAAAAGAGGTGA
- a CDS encoding ABC transporter permease: MMLIGVFYTPYDPNAIDATNRLASPSATHLFGTDNFGRDIFSRVMEGTKTAFFIGTTAVSIGLFFGFLFGAFAGYFGGWIDEITMRFIDAMLAFPGILLAIMLVAVFEPGMKNTVIALGVMSVPAFARIIRSTFIQYKSYDFVKASIAKGGSALHIMMKHILPNALSPIFVAASLSFSGSVLAESGLSYLGLGVQPPDPSWGRMLKEAQPYIATAPWYVIIVGIVITVLVLGFNLLSDGMRDIHDKRA; encoded by the coding sequence ATGATGTTGATTGGCGTGTTTTATACACCCTATGACCCTAACGCGATTGATGCAACAAATCGACTTGCCTCACCGTCAGCTACCCACTTATTTGGCACAGACAATTTTGGCAGAGATATTTTTAGTCGTGTCATGGAAGGAACCAAGACCGCCTTTTTCATCGGAACTACTGCTGTATCTATCGGTTTATTTTTTGGCTTTCTATTCGGTGCTTTTGCTGGATACTTTGGTGGCTGGATAGACGAGATAACGATGCGTTTTATTGATGCTATGCTAGCCTTTCCTGGGATATTATTAGCAATTATGCTAGTTGCTGTCTTTGAACCAGGCATGAAAAATACGGTAATTGCACTTGGTGTTATGAGTGTTCCTGCATTTGCACGAATTATTCGTAGTACCTTTATTCAGTACAAATCGTATGATTTTGTAAAGGCTAGTATAGCAAAAGGTGGAAGTGCATTGCATATTATGATGAAGCATATTCTTCCAAATGCGTTATCACCAATATTCGTAGCAGCAAGTTTAAGCTTTTCAGGTTCTGTATTAGCGGAATCTGGTTTAAGTTATTTAGGCTTAGGAGTGCAGCCTCCTGATCCAAGCTGGGGAAGAATGTTAAAAGAAGCACAGCCTTATATCGCTACTGCTCCGTGGTATGTCATCATTGTGGGAATAGTTATTACGGTGCTTGTTTTAGGCTTTAATTTATTAAGTGATGGGATGCGTGACATCCATGATAAAAGAGCATAG
- a CDS encoding ABC transporter ATP-binding protein produces MNQATLAVHELDITFHLPEGEFYALHNISFEIFPNEVVGIVGESGCGKSLTAKAIMGTLPQNASITRGNMIFQDRLLHQLLDKDWQRLRGNEITMIFQEAMTSLNPVLTIGKQVSEVLKKHTALSKKERKQQVMKTWEEVGLPRAEALWKAYPHQLSGGMRQRVVIAMAVIGQPQLIIADEPTTALDVTTQAQILDLFQSIKQNYKNALLFISHDWGVISSLCDRVMVMYAGRIVEQGDVDKLMNEPKHPYTKSLLQAIPNASKRGQRLYTIPGNVPSLQERKTGCPFYERCPLKMKQCEAVFPDTYTFARQTVACHLFAKEGEHH; encoded by the coding sequence GTGAATCAAGCTACCTTAGCAGTTCATGAACTCGATATAACTTTCCACCTTCCTGAAGGTGAATTTTACGCTTTACATAATATTTCTTTTGAAATATTTCCAAATGAAGTAGTTGGCATTGTAGGGGAGTCTGGCTGTGGGAAAAGTCTAACTGCAAAAGCCATTATGGGAACATTACCACAAAATGCGAGCATTACACGTGGAAACATGATTTTTCAGGATCGTCTGCTTCATCAGTTGTTAGATAAGGATTGGCAACGTTTAAGAGGGAATGAAATAACGATGATTTTTCAAGAAGCCATGACTTCTCTAAATCCTGTGTTAACCATTGGAAAGCAAGTTTCTGAAGTATTAAAGAAGCACACAGCTCTTTCAAAAAAAGAAAGAAAGCAACAAGTAATGAAAACATGGGAGGAAGTGGGCTTACCTAGAGCAGAAGCATTATGGAAAGCGTATCCGCACCAGCTTTCAGGAGGGATGCGTCAGCGCGTTGTTATAGCTATGGCAGTTATTGGCCAGCCGCAATTAATTATTGCAGATGAACCGACAACGGCTTTAGATGTAACCACGCAAGCTCAAATATTAGATTTATTTCAATCCATTAAACAAAATTACAAAAATGCTTTGTTATTTATTTCCCATGATTGGGGTGTCATAAGTAGCCTTTGTGATCGGGTGATGGTGATGTACGCAGGAAGAATTGTAGAACAAGGCGATGTAGATAAGCTTATGAATGAACCGAAACATCCTTATACGAAAAGCCTCCTCCAAGCTATTCCTAATGCATCCAAGCGGGGACAACGATTATATACAATTCCAGGAAACGTACCAAGTTTACAAGAGAGAAAAACAGGTTGTCCATTTTATGAGCGCTGTCCGTTAAAAATGAAACAATGTGAAGCAGTTTTTCCAGATACATATACATTTGCACGGCAAACGGTCGCTTGTCATTTATTTGCTAAAGAAGGTGAGCACCATTGA
- a CDS encoding ATP-binding cassette domain-containing protein codes for MKQPLIEVENLKKFYDQKRGKFWEQALYMKAVNGISFTLYEGESFGLVGESGSGKSTTGQLLVQLIQQTEGKIYFKGQDVSSFSARQLKAWRKEVQIVFQDPFSSLNPKKTVQWTLDEPLALHKMGNKATRYKKIVQTLDDVGLDKSYLSRYPHELSGGQRQRVAIAAAIILEPQFIVIDEGVSALDVSVQAQILNLLKDLQHQYQLTYFFISHDLHVVQYFCDRIAVMYSGEIVEIGETEAIIQSQQHPYSKSLFTIVDHHGSA; via the coding sequence TTGAAACAGCCGCTTATAGAAGTAGAAAACCTAAAAAAATTTTATGACCAAAAGCGGGGGAAGTTTTGGGAACAAGCTTTGTATATGAAAGCTGTTAATGGTATATCGTTTACTTTATATGAGGGTGAATCATTCGGATTAGTAGGTGAGAGTGGTAGTGGCAAGTCCACGACTGGTCAATTACTTGTGCAGTTAATACAGCAAACAGAAGGGAAGATTTATTTTAAAGGACAGGATGTATCATCATTCTCTGCTAGACAGTTAAAAGCTTGGAGAAAAGAAGTGCAAATTGTTTTTCAAGATCCATTTTCTTCATTGAATCCGAAGAAAACTGTCCAATGGACGTTAGATGAGCCGCTAGCACTTCATAAAATGGGAAATAAAGCGACCCGCTATAAAAAGATCGTTCAAACATTAGATGACGTCGGTTTAGACAAATCTTATTTATCACGCTATCCTCATGAGCTTAGTGGTGGACAAAGGCAAAGGGTAGCAATTGCGGCTGCCATTATTCTCGAACCTCAATTTATTGTCATTGATGAAGGTGTTTCTGCATTAGATGTTTCTGTGCAAGCACAAATTTTAAATCTACTGAAAGATTTACAACATCAATATCAACTAACCTATTTTTTTATTTCCCATGATTTACATGTTGTGCAATATTTTTGCGATCGCATTGCTGTGATGTATTCAGGAGAAATTGTCGAAATAGGAGAAACAGAAGCAATTATTCAATCGCAGCAGCATCCGTATTCTAAATCTTTATTCACGATAGTAGATCATCATGGCAGTGCATAA
- a CDS encoding MFS transporter, producing the protein MSHQPKIWTKDFISISLTQFLIFISFYTLLTTLPIFVVQNLHGNEAEAGLVVTSMLIAAIIIRPFSALLLQKTGKKRGLILSVVMFVAITFLYMFIESFIPLLIVRFLHGLAFGVVTTATGAIAADIIPASRRGAGLGYFAMAMNLAVVVGPFIGLTVLQYTSFQQLFLLLGIIMLVTIIHATMIQIDETGVKSNVQEKQKWTVHDFIETRALPIAFICSLIALAYSSVMSFISVYSNVLGLTSTAGYFFVVFAAVMITSRPYLGRTFDVKGPKYVIIPCLFIFSLGLIALSITHSSWMLLTSAALIGLGFGTLLPSFQTMAVQAAPKHRSAHATSTFFILYDGGMALGSFVWGIIISYFGFSNLYLLNAVIVLAVILLFRYYLGKRTPFIHRKRERISS; encoded by the coding sequence TTGAGTCATCAACCAAAGATTTGGACAAAAGATTTTATTAGTATTTCATTAACACAATTCTTAATTTTCATTTCTTTTTATACACTTTTAACTACATTACCTATTTTTGTTGTGCAAAATTTACATGGAAATGAAGCTGAGGCTGGTCTCGTAGTTACTTCCATGTTAATTGCCGCCATTATTATAAGACCTTTTTCTGCATTACTATTGCAAAAAACAGGAAAAAAGCGAGGACTTATTTTAAGTGTTGTTATGTTTGTCGCTATTACTTTTCTTTACATGTTTATTGAATCTTTTATTCCTCTATTAATCGTTCGTTTCTTACATGGACTAGCATTTGGGGTTGTCACTACAGCAACAGGTGCCATTGCTGCTGATATTATTCCTGCTTCACGCCGTGGGGCTGGATTAGGGTATTTTGCTATGGCAATGAATTTGGCTGTTGTTGTTGGGCCTTTTATTGGCTTAACTGTACTACAATATACAAGTTTTCAACAGCTATTTCTCCTATTAGGCATTATCATGCTCGTCACAATCATTCATGCCACCATGATACAAATCGATGAAACAGGTGTTAAATCGAATGTTCAGGAAAAACAGAAATGGACGGTACATGATTTTATAGAAACACGTGCGCTTCCTATAGCATTCATTTGTAGTCTAATAGCTTTAGCTTATTCTAGTGTTATGTCCTTTATATCTGTCTATAGTAATGTATTAGGACTTACATCTACAGCCGGGTACTTCTTTGTTGTTTTTGCAGCTGTCATGATCACCTCTAGACCTTATTTAGGAAGAACCTTTGATGTTAAAGGGCCTAAATATGTGATCATACCATGTTTATTCATTTTTTCACTTGGGCTTATCGCTCTAAGCATAACGCATTCAAGTTGGATGCTATTAACATCCGCAGCGCTTATTGGCTTAGGATTCGGAACATTATTACCTAGCTTTCAAACAATGGCTGTTCAGGCAGCACCTAAACATAGAAGTGCGCATGCAACGAGTACATTTTTTATTTTATACGATGGTGGAATGGCTCTCGGATCATTTGTTTGGGGCATCATTATTTCTTATTTCGGATTTTCTAACCTTTACTTACTAAATGCGGTAATCGTTTTGGCAGTCATATTGCTATTTCGTTATTATTTAGGTAAAAGAACCCCATTTATACACCGTAAACGTGAAAGAATTAGCTCGTAA